One segment of Nothobranchius furzeri strain GRZ-AD chromosome 13, NfurGRZ-RIMD1, whole genome shotgun sequence DNA contains the following:
- the LOC139062359 gene encoding spectrin alpha chain, non-erythrocytic 1-like: MSDLSAYGSSIQALKEQAQSCRDLKANESHLRDINKVASELESEGLMAEEAPMVQAQQQEHLGSAPGKDEADSNTASPWKTVRLGVQTTTNFNSIKVRGSSSLPV; the protein is encoded by the exons atgtcggacctgtcggcttacggcagcagcatccaggccctgaaggagcaggcccagtcctgcagg gacctgaaggccaacgagtcccacctgagggacatcaacaaggtggcatctgaactggagtcagaaggtctgatggctgaggaggctcctatggttcaggctcag caacaagaacatctgggttctgctcctggaaag gatgaagccgactctaacacggcgtcaccctggaaga ccgtacggttgggcgttcagacgacgactaactttaattccatcaaggtaagaggaagctcttcccttcctgtctga